The sequence GATGCCGGTCGGGTGCAGCACGGGCGCCGGATCCCAAGGTCCTTCGGCATGGGAAGGGACTATGCCCACGACTGTTGCGAGCATGGCGATTGCGAGTAGGATCGCAAGTGCCAGCTTGCCGGTTTGCTTCACTCCACTGTGAAATGCGTACATCAACTTGATTCCTCCCTTATAAGGTTGTTGGCCTCTGTATGGAGGAGGCCAACCCCAGTCTAGCACAGGATTGGCCTTAGTGATGTTAAGATATTTTGTTATCCTTGTAAAGAATGGATGAAGATGTCATTGCTCGCGGCCGCTATGAATGACAACGCGCCAATTGTGGCTGCAGGAGGCAGAGATGACGGGGTGCTTGGCCAAATAGGCAGCGATTAGCTCGGTCATGTCTGTTTGGATTTCCCGTATAACGGGCTTTCCCTGGAACATCGCAAATCCGCCGCCGCCGCTTGCCCGATAATGGTTCATTACGACATCATAAGAGTCGTCGGATTGAAGCGGAAGCCCGCCTGCTGCAAGCAGCTTCACGACCCGCTGGCCAATCGGCCGGCGCACATCCAATTCGTACTCAATCCCTTCCCACATATCATAATTGTAATGCTGAGGCTTGGGGGCAAGGAAGGATGGATGGACTGCAGGTCTGCCGTCGGCATCCAAGGTGAAATAGGAGGCGCTTCGTTCCAGCGCCTGCCGGATGTCCTCTCCGGAAAGCCGCAGCACCTTGAGGGTGTTGGCGAACGGATAGTTCGCCAGCACTTCCCTCATCGTGATTCGTTCACTGAAGCCGGGGGCTTCGTGATGCATGAACGCAGTGCAGGAGATGCGGACCCCGGAGGCTTCCATCTGTATCCGGTTAAGCAGCTCCGCGAATGGGTGCTTCGCCAGCCTTGCCCGAAACGGATCACGAATGCGCAGATCTCCTTCTGTTCTGCCGAGAGGCTGGTCCAGCCAAGCTTGTGTTTGCTCCTCATCCTCGCGGCACAATGCCAGGATTTGCGGATCCGCTTCGCCTTCAACAGCGATCAGCTCAGCCTGCCGTTCTTCGAGCTGCCAGCCATTGCCGGAACGGCGCAGCTTCAGGCGAACCTTGCCTAAAGCCTGTCCGAAGCAGCCGGGTTGAATGATGGCTGTATCGTTCCAGACCCCGGCGATGAGCCGGTGCTGATGGCCTGTAATCATCACATCAATGCCCTCGACGCTCTCGAGCATGGCGAAGCCTTGATTTTCGCCCGTTGCTGATTCGAGCTGCACCCCGGTGTCCAAATCACATTCAAATCCGCCATGATAGGCGGCAATGAGCACATCCGGCTGTTCCATGCTGCGAATATGATCCGCCCATCGCTTTAACGCCTGTAGACTGTTCTCGAAGTGAAGGCCCGCAATGTGTTTCGGCTGCTCCCAATTCGGAACAAAGTGTGTGGTGAGGCCGACTATCGCAATTTTGACAGAATGAACCTCTCGGATGATATAGGGGGGGCCGAAGGCGGGATCTCCGGTCTTGGAATCTATAATATTCGCTGCGAGCCAAGGAAAGCGGGAATCCCGTATGGCTTGGCGCAGCAATGCTTGTCCAAAATTAAACTCGTGATTGCCTACGACAGCCGCATCGTATTGCAAATGATTCAGGGCGCGGATGACCGGATGGATCTGCTCGCGATTGTGCTTGGCGCAGTAAGTGGCTAAAGGCGTGCCTTGCAGAAGATCCCCATTGTCAATCAGAAGAAGATCAGGGTCAAGCTGCCGTTCACGGCGGATGGCTGCAGCCAGCTTGGCCAATCCGACGTTCTGCTCGGCATCGCTGCGATAGTCTGTGGGATAAACGCTGCCGTGAATGTCGCTTGTTGCCAAAATCGTAAGGTGCAGGTGTTCGTCATCAGGCACAGGAAGCCGCTCCTTCCTTCGGATACTATGTACATCCTTTATCATACCAGGCATTTGATACAAAATAGTTGGAAAGATGCATAATTTACAAAAAATACACATTCCGATAACAGTCGATTAACACTTTGTCCCAATTCCTGTGCTATAGTTTGGCATGTTGAAAGAATCAAAGAATACAGGGGAGAGGTACTCATGTTCAAAAAAGTTAGCAAATTGGCCATCCCGCTGGCACTGACAGCGGCAATCATCAGCGGCTGCGGAAGCAATAACGCGGCTGGCACGGAAGGAGCGCAGGCAGCAGGCGGCTATGTGCCGGAGCAGCTGACTGTGCAGTTTGTTCCATCGCAAAATGCGGATACATTGGAAGCCAAAGCCAAGCCTCTGGAGCGACTGCTGCAGGATCAACTCGGCATTCCGGTGAAGGTCAGCGTATCGACAGACTACAATACCATCATCGAAGCGATGGATTCGAAGCAAGTGGACGTTGGCTTCCTGCCGCCGACTGCTTATGTGCTGGCAAAGGAAAAAGGCGCGGCAGAAGTCATCCTCCAAGCTCAGCGATTTGGCGTGCAGGACGATACGGGCGCTCCAACCGATGAACTGGTAGATTTCTACAAGTCCATGATCATTGTAAAGAAAGACTCTGATATTCAATCGGTCGAGGATTTGAAGGGCAGAAAGATCGCTTATCAGAACGTTACCTCTTCCGCAGGTTATGTATGGCCGGCCGGAAAGCTGATGGAAGCGGGACTTGATCCGTTGAGTGACGTGGAAGCGATCACTGCGAAAGGACACGATCAAGGGGTTATCGCTGTGCTGAACGGGGACGTGGATGCTGCCGCGATCTTCCAGGATGCCCGTAATGTTGTCATGAACGATTATCCGAATGTCTTCGAGGAAACGAGAGTCCTGACCTTCACAGAGCCGATTCCGAATGACACCATCGCCGTTCGCTCCGATATGGATGCGGAATGGGTGACCAAAATTCAGGACGCCTTCATCGCAATTGGACAGGATGAGGAAGGCCGTGCGATTGTCCGGGATATATACTCTCACGAGGGCTATGCCAAGTCGGAGGACAGCATATTTGATATTGTCCGCGAGTACAGCGAAAAAGTAAGAACCGAGTAATCGAGCGCTATTAGCAGCAGCCAGTGCACTCCTTTGGCTTGCACTGGCTGCCTTTGTTCTATATGGATTCACTACCGGCTTCTTCCCACGAATCTGGCTAAAGGAATGATTGGAAAACGTGATTGAACTGAGAAATGTATCCAAAGTGTATCCGAACGGCACCAAAGGGCTGAATGACATTAATTTGCGTATCGAAAAAGGCGAATTTGTAGCCATTGTCGGTTTATCCGGGGCAGGGAAATCCACTTTGCTGCGCTCCATCAACCGACTTCACGAAATATCGGAGGGCGAAATCTGGATCGACGGACAATCGATCACCAAGGCCAAGGGTGCGCAGCTGCGTCAAATTCGCCGCGGCATCGGAATGATCTTCCAGAGCTTTAATTTAGTGAAGCGTTCCAGTGTGCTGCGAAATGTCCTGGCAGGGAGAGTGGGCTATCATTCCACGCTTCGCACTATCCTGGGACTGTTCCCCGAGAAGGACGTGGATCTGGCGTTTCGCGCCTTGGATCGCGTCAATATCGTAGAGAAAGCTTATTCACGCGCGGACGAGCTGTCCGGAGGACAGCAGCAGCGCGTAGCCATAGCACGAGTGTTGGCGCAGGAAGCCAACATCATTCTGGCGGACGAGCCTGTGGCTTCGCTGGATCCGCTGACGACCAAGCAAGTGATGGATGACTTGAAAAAAATCAATCAGGAGCTTGGCATTACGACCATCGTCAATCTGCATTTTGTTGATCTCGCACGCGAATACGCCACACGCGTCATCGGTTTGCGTGCAGGCGAAGTCGTGTTCGACGGGCCGGTAGAAGAAGCGACGGATGAGCGGTTCTCCGAAATATATGGCCGCCCGCTTCAGGCTGACGAGCTGCTCGGGGAGATGGCGATATGACGACCGCGCCAGTCCGTCAGGCGAATCCGCAGCCGGAAAGGAAGCGGCCGCAGCCGCCAAGCCGAACCAAGCATTATTTGACAGCTGTCCTGCTGCTTCTGCTCGTGTGGGGAAGTGCCTGGAAGACCGAATCGACCTTGAGCGAGCTGGTGCGGGGCGCTCCGAATATGCTGGATCTGATCAAGGAGATGTTTCCGCCCGATTGGGGATACGTGGAAAGAATTATGCCCGCCATGCTGGATACGATCCGGATGGCGATAGTCGGCACAACGATTGGCGCGGTGCTGGCTATTCCGGTGGCAGTGCTCTGCGCCTCAAATGTAATCAGAACCGTTTGGATCTATTATCCGGTCCGCATGCTGCTCAACCTGATCCGAACGATTCCCGATTTGCTGCTGGCCTCTTTGTTCGTTGCCATCTTCGGTCTTGGTCTTGTATCTGGCATATTCGCGCTCGCTGTGTTCTCCATCGGGCTCATAGCCAAACTGACCTACGAGGCAGTGGAGACGATCGACAGCGGTCCGCTGGAGGCGATGACGGCCGTCGGGGCGAACCGGATGCAATGGATTGCCTTCGGGGTTGTGCCGCAGGTGATGGCCCATTATACCTCCTATGTGCTGTATACATTCGAGATCAATGTGCGCGCAGCCGCGATTCTCGGATTGGTCGGAGCAGGCGGGATTGGGCATTATTATGAGGTAACGCTTGGCTTCCTGCAGTATGACAGGACGAATACCATTATCCTGTTCACGCTGGTCGTCGTCCTGGCCATTGACTTCATCAGCATGAAAGCACGGGAGAGGCTGCTATGAACAAAGCATGGAGTGAACGGGTTGCGAAACCCCGTAAAAACTGGCCGTTGCGTTGGCTGCTTATTCTCGGGCTTGGCGCACTCTATATATGGGCTTTCTCCGGCATTCCCTTCAACGGGTTCAAGGAAACAGCCGCACAAATTGTGCGCGCCATTTTGGCCGGTATTTTTTCGCCCGACTGGGATTATGTCTATTTGCCTGATGGAGAGGACCTGCTTCGCGGCCTGCTGGATACTCTTGCCATTGCCATACTCGGTACTTTTATCTCGACCTTGCTGTGCATTCCATTCGCGTTCTGGGCTTCCTCGCGCAAAGGCAAACCCGGCGTCATAACAGGGACGGGGAAGTTTGTGCTAAGCTTTATCCGAACCTTCCCTGAAATTATAATGGCGATTCTGTTCATCAAAGCGGTTGGACCCGGCGCCTTCGCGGGCGTGCTGGCGCTCGGGCTGAACTCGATTGGCATGCAAGGCAAGCTGTTCTCAGAAGAAATCGAGAATATTGACAAAGGTCCGTTGGAGTCTCTGGTTGCCTCTGGAGCGAATCGGCTGCAAATCCTGTGGTACGCGGTTATTCCCCAAGTGCTTCCCGGCTTTCTGTCCTATACGCTGTACCGGTTCGAGATTAATGTAAGATCTGCCACAATCCTCGGGGTCATAGGCGCCGGGGGCATCGGCACACCGCTTATTTTCGCGCTCAGTACCCGCAACTGGGATCGTGTAGGCATCATTCTGCTCGGCATCATCATTATGGTGACGCTTATTGATCTGCTATCCGGCTATTTGCGCAAGAAAATTGTATAGGGTTCCGATAAAACTGCTTTCGGCGCTTTGGCGCAGGAGCAGTTTTTTTTATCATATGCCGGGCCCCGCGATAGTATTAGTAATCAATTTCGAAGCTTCGCTTTCCTCTCGTCTGTGCATTCACGATCATCTGTATTTTTTCCCCCCTCTATATTGATTTTTTCACCTGTCTTATGTAAGCGTTTGCGTTTATTATTAAGTACACGAGTTAGAGAAAACCATACATCAAGGGGGTAGGAATATGGCTGAATTAACGACGTCCAAGCCGTCGAGTCGAGGTTTTTTTCGCAGAAAAAAGAAATCAGACGAAAATAACCTGGCCGGATATTTATTTATCTCGCCGTGGCTGATAGGCTTTCTCTTGTTGACGCTTTGGCCTATTACACAATCATTCTATTTGTCCTTAACCGATTATCCGCTTATCGCTGATCCGAATTGGGTCGGAACGGAGAATTACAAACGGATTTTCACATCGGACGATACATTTATCAAATCGTTGAAAGTTACCTTCACATTTGTTTTCATCGCTGTACCCTTGAAGCTTGCTTTCTCGCTGGGCGTGGCGATGCTGCTCAACCGTTCGATGCGTGGCTTGAACGCATACCGTACCATGATCTACTTCCCGTCGATTATCGGCACGAGCGTCGCAGTTTCTGTTCTGTGGAGAAACATGTTCGGTGTCGATGGCTACATCAACGGCGTGCTTAGCTGGTTCGGCGTTCAGGGCATGGGCTGGATATCCCATCCCGATACAGCGCTTGGAACGTTGATTTTGCTGGATACGTGGCAGTTTGGTTCCACGATGGTTATTTTCTTGGCAGGCCTCAAGCAGATTCCGCAAGAAATGTACGAAGCGGCGTCGGTTGACGGTGCTGGCAAGATTAGAAAGTTTTTCAGCATCACGATCCCAATGCTGTCGCCGGTTATGTTCTTCAACTTGGTGCTTCAAACGATTCAATCGTTCCAAATGTTTACCGCTGTTTTCGTTATTACACAGGGCGGACCGGTAAACTCGACTTACGTGTATGCTTACTTCTTGTACGAGAAGGCATTCCGACATTTCCAGATGGGTTACGCTTCAGCGCTTGCCTGGATATTGCTGGTCATCGTCGCTATCCTAACTGCTATCAACTTCCTAGCATCACGCTACTGGGTATTCTACGAGTCAGGGGGGAGAAAATAAATGAAATACTTATTCCCCAGAATTGCTAATCATGCGTTTATGATACTTTTCTCTTTCATTATGCTGTATCCGGTCTTCTGGTGGATCGGTGCATCGCTGAAGACGGTGCCGGAGATGAGCTTGCCGACCATTTGGCCTTCGGAGCCAATGTGGTCCAACTATACGGAAGGCTGGCAATTCTCCAGAAAATATACGTTTGCTCACTTTTTCAAAAACAACCTGATCATGGAGTTCTTTAACGTCATAGGCGGAATTATCTGTTCTTCCCTGGTAGCCTTCGGCTTCGCCAGAGTGAAGTTCAAGTTCCAGAACATCCTGTTTGGCATCCTGCTTCTCACGATGATGCTGCCGATGCAAGTAACCATTGTACCGCAGTACATCCTTTATAACACTTTCGGTTTCGTAGACAGCTATGTACCTTTGATCCTTCCGCATTTCATCGGGGGGAGTGCATTCTTCATCTTCTTAGTGGTACAATTTATTCGCGGGATTCCGCGAGATCTGGATGAGGCGGCAAAAATCGACGGCGCTTCCATATTCGGCATTTACTACAGGGTTATCCTGCCGCTGATCAAGCCGGCTTTGGTTACGGTCGCGATCTTTACCTTCATCTGGAGCTGGGACGATTTCTTCGCCCAGGTGCTGTACCTGAGCTCGGTTGATAACTTCACGGTCGGCTTGGCCTTGCGAATGTTCATTGACCAGTTCGATATTCAATGGGGACAATTGCTCGCTATGTCCTTGCTGTCTATCGTACCTTCCACGATTATATTTTTCCTCGCACAGAAACATTTTGTCGAGGGGATTGCAACAACTGGCCTAAAAGGCTAATAAACGAAAAAGAGAAAGGGGAAAACAAAGAATGAAAAAGACTTGGTCGAAAAGCTTGGCGTTGTTGATGCTTGCTTTCATGCTCGTGCTTGGAGCTTGCAGCAGCAACAGCGGCTCCGGATCTGGCGGTTCTGGCGGATCTGGCGGTTCCGGAGATGCCGGCGGTGATGTAGAGCTTACTTTCATGTGGTGGGGGCCTGAAGAAAGACATCAGGCTACACTTGCAGCAATCGACATCTATGAAGAGCAAACAGGCGTATTCTTCGAAACCGAACAACTGTCTTGGGACGGTTATTGGCAGAAGCTTCCTACACTCGCTGCATCGAAGTCCATGACTGACGTGCTGCAAATGGACGCTGCTTATATTAATGACTATGTAGCACGCGGTACGCTGGCAGATCTGTCGGACATCGATCTGTCCGGTATTGTAGACGATGCCGTTATCGAGAACTTGAAAATCAACGGCAAGCTGTATGGTATCCCGCTGAGCCAAAACTCTCAAGGTATGGCTTTCAACAAAGCTGCATTGGAAGAGTATGGCATTGACACGCCACAAGTTGGCTGGTCTTGGGACGAGTACTTTGAGTGGGGCCGTCAAGCCAAGGCAAAGCTTCCTGATGGTAAATTCGCTATCGGCGATCCTACCCAAAACTGGGATTGGTACAACTGGTACCAAACTGGAAACGGCGGAGCGCCGCTGTTCAGCCCGGACGGCCTGGAATTTAACCTGGACAAGGACTTGTTCGTGCAATGGCACCAAACTCATGCTGATTTGAGAGCGGAAGGCATCATTCCTCCACCTGAGAAGACGCTGTCCTTCCTGGAGAATGATCCGACAGCCGACCCTATGGCTTCCGGTACAGTTATGACACGCGGCGCAACTACTGGCTCCGTTAACGCGCTCGAGCAAATGATGCCTGGGCAAGTAGACGTTATCAACATCCCTGTCGGCGAAGCTGGCGGCGGTTGGGCGCAATCGACGATCTTCCTGAGCATCAGTGCAGATTCGCCAAACTTGGAAGAAGCGAAGAAATTCGTGAAATGGTTCATTACGGACCAAGAAGCAGGCCAAGCACTTGGCATGACACGCGGTATTCCGATTTCTCCGGAAATTTACGAGATACTTGAGCCGAGCATGACTGACGCTGACAGACTTGGCAAGAAGATTTATGACATCTCTGTACCAACTGCATTGCCATTCTTCGCAATTGCAGCCGGATACACAGAGTGGGTGGACACTTACAAGTCTACAATTGAAGGCGTTATGTTTGGTCAAACAACCATTGAGCAAGCATACGAAAAGATGAACGAACTCGGCGAGCGGATCGCTGAGCAAAATGCAGCCAAACAATAAGAGTTAAGGCTCGCATAAAGGAAGAAGCCGCCTGTTCCGACAGGCGGCTTCTTCATGTCCTCCTATGATGGAGGGAAAAATCCGTATGATTGCAGGGTTTCGTGTAAAAAATTCATGGACAATCCTTGATACGCGCTACTTCTGCTTAAGGCGGTTTTCCTATAATATAGAGAGTATAGTGAAATGGAGGGGGATCATGCGGATCTGGAAACAAGCTATGCTTTCATTCCTCGTAATCCTGCTTGGCGCAGCTTGCAGTGATCGACAAGGGGGAGATCAGATCGCTGCACGAGAGAAAGAAAATCTAACTTTGACGATCTGGCACAATTGGACGGGGCAAGACGGAAAAGCGGCGGCCATGCAAGCGCTGCTTCGGAAATATCATGCGCAGCATCCGAATGTGGAGCTTGTGGATGTAGGCTTGCTTACAGATAATTATAAGACCAGCCTCAGGACTGCAGCCGCTGCCGACGAGCTGCCGGATCTTTTTGTGATGTGGCCTGGGGTCATGACGAAGGAACTGGAGCTTGCGGGCTTGATTCAACCGATTGATTCGATCCTTGAGTTCCGACCGGATTGGAAGGACGGCTTTTTGCCAGGGGCGCTGGATAGCTTTACGATCGATGGGCATATTTATGCGGTGCCGATGAATTTGGCTCCCAGCTCGTTCCTCTACTACAATCAAGCCATCTTTGATGATTATGAGGTAGCGGTACCCTCCACTTGGGAGGAGCTGGAGGCGGCTGTGGAGACCTTTAATGAGCATGGGGTGATTCCGATAGCGCTTGGCAATACGGCGCCCTGGGTCGTGCAGTCAACCATATTCAGCACGCTCGCCAACCGCATAACCGGGACGGAATGGTTTGAGAAGGCCGTAGCACAGGATGGTGCAGCATTTACCGATCCGATCTTTGTGAAGGCGCTTCGTTTCCTGCAGGACTTTCATGCGAAAGAGCCCTTCCAGGATACGTATTACAGCTTGAATGAGACTCAAATGGCCGATCTTTTCCTTAACGGAGAGGCCGCGATGTTCTTCAATGGCGGCTGGGCCGTGTCCTACCTTGTGGAGCACGCGCCTAAGAATATGCTGGAAAACATCCATGTCACGATTATGCCGCCGATTGAAGGCGGACTTGGCAATCCCAAGTCTACGTCCGGCATTGTTGGGACAGGCTTGGGTGTCAATCGCAAATTGTCGGGGGAACAGCTGGCGGCGGCGCTGGAGTTGTACTATTTATTGGCGGGACCGGAGGGCCAGCAGGCGACACTGGATAGCAACACGTTGGTCAGCTATAACCTTGCACTGGATGAAAGCAAAGCACATCCGCTATTCGTTGAGCTTTATCAACTGGTCAAGCAGCTCGATATTCATCCGGTTTATGACTCCAGACTCAGCGGCGCAGCGGCGGCAGCGCTCAACAATGGGCTGCAGGAGCTGTTATCAGGCGCCGAGCCTGAAGAGATAGCCCTGAAGATTCAGCAGGCTCATGCGGAAGCGGTCAGCATGAAATAGACGCCTGCGCGAAGCCTGCATTCACAAATGGAGGGCTCGCGCAAGCAGACGGGGAGATGAGGCTTTGTTTAGAAAATGGATACAATC comes from Xylanibacillus composti and encodes:
- a CDS encoding carbohydrate ABC transporter permease, whose protein sequence is MKYLFPRIANHAFMILFSFIMLYPVFWWIGASLKTVPEMSLPTIWPSEPMWSNYTEGWQFSRKYTFAHFFKNNLIMEFFNVIGGIICSSLVAFGFARVKFKFQNILFGILLLTMMLPMQVTIVPQYILYNTFGFVDSYVPLILPHFIGGSAFFIFLVVQFIRGIPRDLDEAAKIDGASIFGIYYRVILPLIKPALVTVAIFTFIWSWDDFFAQVLYLSSVDNFTVGLALRMFIDQFDIQWGQLLAMSLLSIVPSTIIFFLAQKHFVEGIATTGLKG
- a CDS encoding extracellular solute-binding protein, with product MKKTWSKSLALLMLAFMLVLGACSSNSGSGSGGSGGSGGSGDAGGDVELTFMWWGPEERHQATLAAIDIYEEQTGVFFETEQLSWDGYWQKLPTLAASKSMTDVLQMDAAYINDYVARGTLADLSDIDLSGIVDDAVIENLKINGKLYGIPLSQNSQGMAFNKAALEEYGIDTPQVGWSWDEYFEWGRQAKAKLPDGKFAIGDPTQNWDWYNWYQTGNGGAPLFSPDGLEFNLDKDLFVQWHQTHADLRAEGIIPPPEKTLSFLENDPTADPMASGTVMTRGATTGSVNALEQMMPGQVDVINIPVGEAGGGWAQSTIFLSISADSPNLEEAKKFVKWFITDQEAGQALGMTRGIPISPEIYEILEPSMTDADRLGKKIYDISVPTALPFFAIAAGYTEWVDTYKSTIEGVMFGQTTIEQAYEKMNELGERIAEQNAAKQ
- a CDS encoding extracellular solute-binding protein; this translates as MRIWKQAMLSFLVILLGAACSDRQGGDQIAAREKENLTLTIWHNWTGQDGKAAAMQALLRKYHAQHPNVELVDVGLLTDNYKTSLRTAAAADELPDLFVMWPGVMTKELELAGLIQPIDSILEFRPDWKDGFLPGALDSFTIDGHIYAVPMNLAPSSFLYYNQAIFDDYEVAVPSTWEELEAAVETFNEHGVIPIALGNTAPWVVQSTIFSTLANRITGTEWFEKAVAQDGAAFTDPIFVKALRFLQDFHAKEPFQDTYYSLNETQMADLFLNGEAAMFFNGGWAVSYLVEHAPKNMLENIHVTIMPPIEGGLGNPKSTSGIVGTGLGVNRKLSGEQLAAALELYYLLAGPEGQQATLDSNTLVSYNLALDESKAHPLFVELYQLVKQLDIHPVYDSRLSGAAAAALNNGLQELLSGAEPEEIALKIQQAHAEAVSMK
- the phnE gene encoding phosphonate ABC transporter, permease protein PhnE; the protein is MTTAPVRQANPQPERKRPQPPSRTKHYLTAVLLLLLVWGSAWKTESTLSELVRGAPNMLDLIKEMFPPDWGYVERIMPAMLDTIRMAIVGTTIGAVLAIPVAVLCASNVIRTVWIYYPVRMLLNLIRTIPDLLLASLFVAIFGLGLVSGIFALAVFSIGLIAKLTYEAVETIDSGPLEAMTAVGANRMQWIAFGVVPQVMAHYTSYVLYTFEINVRAAAILGLVGAGGIGHYYEVTLGFLQYDRTNTIILFTLVVVLAIDFISMKARERLL
- the phnE gene encoding phosphonate ABC transporter, permease protein PhnE, whose translation is MNKAWSERVAKPRKNWPLRWLLILGLGALYIWAFSGIPFNGFKETAAQIVRAILAGIFSPDWDYVYLPDGEDLLRGLLDTLAIAILGTFISTLLCIPFAFWASSRKGKPGVITGTGKFVLSFIRTFPEIIMAILFIKAVGPGAFAGVLALGLNSIGMQGKLFSEEIENIDKGPLESLVASGANRLQILWYAVIPQVLPGFLSYTLYRFEINVRSATILGVIGAGGIGTPLIFALSTRNWDRVGIILLGIIIMVTLIDLLSGYLRKKIV
- a CDS encoding bifunctional metallophosphatase/5'-nucleotidase; this encodes MPDDEHLHLTILATSDIHGSVYPTDYRSDAEQNVGLAKLAAAIRRERQLDPDLLLIDNGDLLQGTPLATYCAKHNREQIHPVIRALNHLQYDAAVVGNHEFNFGQALLRQAIRDSRFPWLAANIIDSKTGDPAFGPPYIIREVHSVKIAIVGLTTHFVPNWEQPKHIAGLHFENSLQALKRWADHIRSMEQPDVLIAAYHGGFECDLDTGVQLESATGENQGFAMLESVEGIDVMITGHQHRLIAGVWNDTAIIQPGCFGQALGKVRLKLRRSGNGWQLEERQAELIAVEGEADPQILALCREDEEQTQAWLDQPLGRTEGDLRIRDPFRARLAKHPFAELLNRIQMEASGVRISCTAFMHHEAPGFSERITMREVLANYPFANTLKVLRLSGEDIRQALERSASYFTLDADGRPAVHPSFLAPKPQHYNYDMWEGIEYELDVRRPIGQRVVKLLAAGGLPLQSDDSYDVVMNHYRASGGGGFAMFQGKPVIREIQTDMTELIAAYLAKHPVISASCSHNWRVVIHSGREQ
- the phnC gene encoding phosphonate ABC transporter ATP-binding protein, encoding MIELRNVSKVYPNGTKGLNDINLRIEKGEFVAIVGLSGAGKSTLLRSINRLHEISEGEIWIDGQSITKAKGAQLRQIRRGIGMIFQSFNLVKRSSVLRNVLAGRVGYHSTLRTILGLFPEKDVDLAFRALDRVNIVEKAYSRADELSGGQQQRVAIARVLAQEANIILADEPVASLDPLTTKQVMDDLKKINQELGITTIVNLHFVDLAREYATRVIGLRAGEVVFDGPVEEATDERFSEIYGRPLQADELLGEMAI
- a CDS encoding carbohydrate ABC transporter permease; amino-acid sequence: MAELTTSKPSSRGFFRRKKKSDENNLAGYLFISPWLIGFLLLTLWPITQSFYLSLTDYPLIADPNWVGTENYKRIFTSDDTFIKSLKVTFTFVFIAVPLKLAFSLGVAMLLNRSMRGLNAYRTMIYFPSIIGTSVAVSVLWRNMFGVDGYINGVLSWFGVQGMGWISHPDTALGTLILLDTWQFGSTMVIFLAGLKQIPQEMYEAASVDGAGKIRKFFSITIPMLSPVMFFNLVLQTIQSFQMFTAVFVITQGGPVNSTYVYAYFLYEKAFRHFQMGYASALAWILLVIVAILTAINFLASRYWVFYESGGRK
- a CDS encoding phosphate/phosphite/phosphonate ABC transporter substrate-binding protein, which translates into the protein MFKKVSKLAIPLALTAAIISGCGSNNAAGTEGAQAAGGYVPEQLTVQFVPSQNADTLEAKAKPLERLLQDQLGIPVKVSVSTDYNTIIEAMDSKQVDVGFLPPTAYVLAKEKGAAEVILQAQRFGVQDDTGAPTDELVDFYKSMIIVKKDSDIQSVEDLKGRKIAYQNVTSSAGYVWPAGKLMEAGLDPLSDVEAITAKGHDQGVIAVLNGDVDAAAIFQDARNVVMNDYPNVFEETRVLTFTEPIPNDTIAVRSDMDAEWVTKIQDAFIAIGQDEEGRAIVRDIYSHEGYAKSEDSIFDIVREYSEKVRTE